The proteins below come from a single Papaver somniferum cultivar HN1 chromosome 11, ASM357369v1, whole genome shotgun sequence genomic window:
- the LOC113324271 gene encoding protein FAR1-RELATED SEQUENCE 5-like has product MEVDQKIPQLGMKFKSTTDAYEFYKKIAQRTVFPIMKSSIKKNILGEIRSYTFTCARAGKCDNTGEKPLDPQVTTKCQFPARIMIQLDTLVGYVISKVDLVYNHPLNPDDSRFFLCNRYISAHVMNQIDLFDRAGVRVNKVYNICRNEHGGPENMTCTPKDCINMVDKLRRIRLGEGDAAAILKYFAKMSMQNSGFYYKVDLDNDGYLDKVFWADGRYREAYKEFGEVISFDTTYLVNKYNMLFAPFVGVNHHGQSILFGCGLVSHEDKDSFAW; this is encoded by the coding sequence ATGGAGGTGGACCAAAAGATCCCCCAACTTGGTATGAAATTTAAAAGTACAACTGATGCATATGAGTTTTATAAAAAAATTGCACAACGAACTGTATTTCCTATTATGAAAAGCTCAATTAAGAAGAACATTCTAGGAGAGATAAGAAGCTACACATTTACTTGTGCTAGAGCGGGTAAATGTGATAACACCGGTGAGAAACCATTAGACCCACAAGTTACTACTAAATGTCAATTCCCAGCTAGGATAATGATACAACTAGATACTTTAGTTGGGTATGTGATTAGCAAGGTTGACTTGGTTTATAATCATCCACTAAACCCTGATGATTCTAGATTTTTTCTTTGTAATCGGTATATTAGCGCCCATGTAATGAATCAGATTGATCTATTTGATAGAGCAGGTGTTAGGGTGAACAAAGTCTATAATATATGCAGAAATGAACATGGTGGTCCTGAGAATATGACTTGTACACCAAAAGATTGCATAAATATGGTTGATAAACTAAGGCGTATAAGGCTTGGGGAAGGAGATGCTGCTGCAATTCTTAAATATTTTGCAAAGATGAGTATGCAAAATTCGGGTTTCTATTATAAGGTGGATTTAGATAATGATGGTTACTTGGATAAGGTGTTTTGGGCAGATGGTAGGTATAGAGAAGCATATAAGGAATTCGGCGAGGTTATTTCATTTGACACTACATACTTGgtgaacaagtataatatgcttTTTGCTCCGTTTGTCGGGGTAAATCATCATGGACAGTCAATATTATTTGGGTGTGGGTTGGTTTCACATGAAGATAAAGATTCGTTTGCGTGGTAA